TCAGCCCCGATTCGGCCAGCCCATAGGGATAGGTCTGTTTGAATGTGGGCATAGTGTACCATCCAGCATTGGCCGCTACAAAGATATGTGCATGTGACTGAGGCATGAAGTACAAAAATCGGTGTACAAACTGGCTGCCCGCCGAATGCCCATAAAATCCGTAGGACGATGCTTGGAGTCCCACTCGTTTTTTGACGTGGTCAAAAATGCCTTCAATTATTTGAAAAGACCAATCGGCCATGGCATTTCGCGTTCCATCTTCGGCAAATATATTGCCCAGGTTAAATGTCCTTTCATCGGGGTAATTTACCTGTGAAAACTCCGGGGCCAATAATAAAAATCCGTGCGTTTCGGCATGGCTGGCCCAGGTATCGCGATAGGTGCTGGCATTGCGCGAGGCTCCGTGCAGGGCAAATACCACTGGCAGGTCGGCAAGATGGTTTTGAGGGCAATGATACCATA
The Gemmatimonadota bacterium genome window above contains:
- a CDS encoding alpha/beta hydrolase — its product is MESGSGAFNFNRVKVWYHCPQNHLADLPVVFALHGASRNASTYRDTWASHAETHGFLLLAPEFSQVNYPDERTFNLGNIFAEDGTRNAMADWSFQIIEGIFDHVKKRVGLQASSYGFYGHSAGSQFVHRFLYFMPQSHAHIFVAANAGWYTMPTFKQTYPYGLAESGLTVADLKRSLNQRVVVLLGTDDIDVNHPKLRRTPQAMIQGAHRFERGHTFFETAKREAAALNVPFNWQLDTVPNVGHNNAGMAKVGVAYLV